The Mytilus trossulus isolate FHL-02 unplaced genomic scaffold, PNRI_Mtr1.1.1.hap1 h1tg001113l__unscaffolded, whole genome shotgun sequence genome includes a window with the following:
- the LOC134703529 gene encoding LOW QUALITY PROTEIN: NADH-ubiquinone oxidoreductase chain 2-like (The sequence of the model RefSeq protein was modified relative to this genomic sequence to represent the inferred CDS: deleted 1 base in 1 codon; substituted 3 bases at 3 genomic stop codons) produces MVSFVVRPIKLVRLGVILIGTILRVRREEIVGVXLGLELNLYGFLVIINPDGHYSPEPCVKYFVVQRTGSILILVGFVTLIEQHVVRGLVIRGAGTVLKSGVFPLHSWVPSIIKNSRWLARGLILTWQKVAPLVFLSIIIPSKGLXVVIVLIAGIGAVGGLNQNSVRVISAYSSFVHTSXMLLGLTWSRVVFVGYFAVYSLSVGLFFYGCSIINKTRMGGQISRAARGIGLLILMGMPPFLGFLAKVLVFLMRGRAVIVACIIGSVIRLKFYIDFFYRIVIKRLVDKNKAEFKIMWRIVIGANLAGGALILVRFI; encoded by the exons ATGGTAAGCTTTGTGGTAAGACCTATAAAATTAGTGAGATTAGGGGTAATATTGATCGGGACAATTCTTAGGGTTAGAAGAGAAGAGATAGTA GGGGTGTGACTCGGTTTAGAGCTAAATCTGTATGGATTTCTTGTAATTATAAACCCTGATGGTCACTATAGTCCTGAGCcctgtgtaaaatattttgtggtaCAAAGAACGGGGTCAATTCTGATACTAGTGGGTTTTGTAACCTTGATAGAGCAGCACGTAGTGAGAGGGCTGGTGATAAGGGGGGCGGGTACAGTGTTAAAATCTGGCGTTTTCCCGCTACATTCGTGGGTCCCTTCAATTATTAAGAACAGCAGATGGTTAGCAAGAGGGTTAATATTAACTTGGCAAAAAGTCGCCCCCCTtgtctttttatcaataattatacCCTCTAAGGGGTTGTGAGTAGTAATTGTATTGATAGCTGGAATTGGGGCAGTAGGGGGCCTTAACCAGAATTCAGTACGAGTAATAAGCGCGTACTCGTCGTTTGTGCATACATCATGAATGCTGTTAGGGCTCACATGGTCAAGAGTAGTCTTTGTAGGGTATTTTGCAGTTTACTCGCTGTCGGTAGGGCTGTTTTTTTATGGGTgctcaataataaacaaaacaagaatgggCGGTCAGATTAGTAGAGCCGCGAGGGGTATAGGGTTACTGATACTGATGGGGATGCCTCCTTTCCTTGGCTTTCTAGCGAAAGTATTGGTGTTTCTAATGAGAGGAAGGGCTGTAATCGTGGCTTGTATTATAGGTTCAGTAATCAGGCTAAAATTCtacattgactttttttataggATAGTAATAAAAAGGTTAGTAGACAAAAACAAAGCAGAATTCAAGATTATGTGGAGGATAGTGATCGGGGCTAACCTAGCAGGGGGGGCATTGATCTTGGTGAGATTTATTTAG